In a genomic window of Gossypium arboreum isolate Shixiya-1 chromosome 9, ASM2569848v2, whole genome shotgun sequence:
- the LOC108454950 gene encoding F-box protein SKIP8-like isoform X2, whose protein sequence is MEIAYSLSIAFKSLQPFIIATIITFLSLLVAVRSFFKRPRKSNASGPSTSSGKDESKGATPSSSCNCSLSLNGNSDSAAFVHGGAGAPVEGSMVTADVSNVVAERQNGASMMEQLVPEITTHALSYLDYPSLCQLSMTNSLMRKAANDDNVWKALYHKDFTLEQDTVTPVNGWKAYYAATRAIMNVNTEFFNIIRDRSLPGMIRFWLNADYVKYNAVIFSWHLAFNLQQGVDFHVTDVRARVLTDMAWVTMKTYVDMDNSAFNMTNVFEFHHGRWYLVHHHSSVLLTDGDMEEHIVNG, encoded by the exons ATGGAGATTGCCTATAGCCTCTCCATAGCCTTCAAGTCCCTTCAGCCGTTCATCATAGCCACAATCATCACCTTCCTTTCCCTCCTCGTCGCCGTCCGATCATTCTTCAAGAGGCCCCGCAAATCAAACGCCTCTGGTCCCTCCACGTCATCCGGCAAAGACGAAAGCAAAGGAGCCACACCCTCGTCCTCCTGCAACTGTTCCCTCTCCCTCAACGGAAATTCCGATTCCGCGGCGTTCGTTCACGGCGGTGCCGGTGCTCCGGTTGAGGGAAGTATGGTGACCGCGGATGTTTCCAATGTAGTGGCGGAGAGACAGAACGGGGCGTCGATGATGGAGCAGTTAGTGCCAGAGATTACAACACACGCGCTCAGTTACTTGGATTATCCGAGCCTGTGCCAGCTCTCCATGACGAATTCGCTGATGAGAAAGGCGGCCAATGATGATAATGTTTGGAAAGCGCTTTATCACAAG GATTTTACTTTGGAGCAAGATACCGTAACACCAGTTAATGGGTGGAAGGCATACTATGCGGCTACAAGAGCCATAATGAATGTTAATACCGAATTCTTTAACATCATCAGAGATAGGTCTCTTCCAGGGATGATTCGTTTTTGGCTCAATGCGGATTATGTAAA ATATAATGCGGTGATATTCAGTTGGCACCTAGCATTTAATTTGCAGCAAGGGGTTGATTTTCATGTTACAGATGTTCGAGCCCGGGTATTGACAGACATGGCTTGGGTTACTATGAAAACCTATGTTGACATGGATAATAGCGCATTTAACATGACTAACGTCTTTGAGTTCCATCATGGACGGTGGTACCTTGTGCATCATCACAGCTCGGTTTTGCTCACTGATGGTGATATGGAAGAACATATTGTTAATGGATAA
- the LOC108454950 gene encoding F-box protein SKIP8-like isoform X1 produces MEIAYSLSIAFKSLQPFIIATIITFLSLLVAVRSFFKRPRKSNASGPSTSSGKDESKGATPSSSCNCSLSLNGNSDSAAFVHGGAGAPVEGSMVTADVSNVVAERQNGASMMEQLVPEITTHALSYLDYPSLCQLSMTNSLMRKAANDDNVWKALYHKDFTLEQDTVTPVNGWKAYYAATRAIMNVNTEFFNIIRDRSLPGMIRFWLNADYVKCVHASGELFSGYNAVIFSWHLAFNLQQGVDFHVTDVRARVLTDMAWVTMKTYVDMDNSAFNMTNVFEFHHGRWYLVHHHSSVLLTDGDMEEHIVNG; encoded by the exons ATGGAGATTGCCTATAGCCTCTCCATAGCCTTCAAGTCCCTTCAGCCGTTCATCATAGCCACAATCATCACCTTCCTTTCCCTCCTCGTCGCCGTCCGATCATTCTTCAAGAGGCCCCGCAAATCAAACGCCTCTGGTCCCTCCACGTCATCCGGCAAAGACGAAAGCAAAGGAGCCACACCCTCGTCCTCCTGCAACTGTTCCCTCTCCCTCAACGGAAATTCCGATTCCGCGGCGTTCGTTCACGGCGGTGCCGGTGCTCCGGTTGAGGGAAGTATGGTGACCGCGGATGTTTCCAATGTAGTGGCGGAGAGACAGAACGGGGCGTCGATGATGGAGCAGTTAGTGCCAGAGATTACAACACACGCGCTCAGTTACTTGGATTATCCGAGCCTGTGCCAGCTCTCCATGACGAATTCGCTGATGAGAAAGGCGGCCAATGATGATAATGTTTGGAAAGCGCTTTATCACAAG GATTTTACTTTGGAGCAAGATACCGTAACACCAGTTAATGGGTGGAAGGCATACTATGCGGCTACAAGAGCCATAATGAATGTTAATACCGAATTCTTTAACATCATCAGAGATAGGTCTCTTCCAGGGATGATTCGTTTTTGGCTCAATGCGGATTATGTAAAGTGTGTTCATGCATCTGGAGAACTTTTTTCAGG ATATAATGCGGTGATATTCAGTTGGCACCTAGCATTTAATTTGCAGCAAGGGGTTGATTTTCATGTTACAGATGTTCGAGCCCGGGTATTGACAGACATGGCTTGGGTTACTATGAAAACCTATGTTGACATGGATAATAGCGCATTTAACATGACTAACGTCTTTGAGTTCCATCATGGACGGTGGTACCTTGTGCATCATCACAGCTCGGTTTTGCTCACTGATGGTGATATGGAAGAACATATTGTTAATGGATAA
- the LOC108455756 gene encoding calcineurin B-like protein 8 produces the protein MGCFCLKKLRHKAGYEAPINLASETPFTVNEVEALYDLFKKLSNSIIDDGLIHKEEFQLALFKNSNKQNLFADRIFDLFDVKHNGVIEFGEFVRSLSVFHPNAPEADKIAFLFKLYDLRQTGCIEVEELKEMVMALLCENNMSLSGDVVDLIVEKTMIEADTKRDGKIDDEEWKEFVKKNPSVIKIMTLSDLKDLTLAFPSFVMNSEVRDL, from the exons ATGGGCTGCTTTTGCTTGAAGAAACTTAGACACAAGGCTGGGTATGAAGCGCCTATCAATCTTGCTTCCGAAACACCTT TTACGGTGAACGAAGTAGAAGCTTTATATGATCTGTTCAAGAAGTTAAGCAACTCCATAATTGACGATGGTCTGATTCACAAG GAAGAATTTCAGCTTGCACTCTTTAAAAACAGCAATAAGCAGAACCTCTTTGCGGATAGA ATATTTGATTTATTCGATGTTAAACATAATGGGGTTATTGAATTCGGAGAGTTCGTCCGGTCTTTAAGTGTGTTCCATCCTAATGCTCCCGAAGCAGATAAAATTGCTT TCTTATTTAAACTGTATGACCTACGACAGACCGGCTGCATCGAGGTTGAAGAA TTGAAAGAGATGGTAATGGCTCTACTTTGCGAAAACAACATGTCACTTTCCGGAGATGTGGTGGACTTGATTGTGGAAAAG ACAATGATAGAGGCAGATACAAAAAGAGATGGGAAGATCGATGACGAAGAATGGAAGGAATTTGTGAAAAAGAATCCGTCAGTCATAAAGATCATGACTCTTTCGGATTTGAA GGATTTAACCCTTGCATTTCCCAGCTTTGTAATGAACTCCGAAGTCAGGGATTTGTAG
- the LOC108455755 gene encoding GDSL esterase/lipase At1g71691, which produces MLTTHLLAIFLISAIVSHSKALRFPQELYNLSSNQIFIVDNLSRPPSSSASPTPLLSPAVSSPLVPALFIIGDSTVDCGNNNYLGTFARADRPPYGRDFDTHLPTGRFCNGRIPVDYLALHLGLPFVPSYLGQTGELEDMLHGVNYASAAAGIIFSSGSELGQHISLTHQIQQFSDTYQQFVLSLGEDVAIDLISSSVLYISIGINDYIHYYLRNVSNVQNLYLPWGFNQFLASTMRQEIKNLYNTNVRRFVVMGLPPIGCAPYYLQRYKSNNGECVEEINDMIMEFNFFTRYMTDELLHELPDAGIIFCDVFQGSMDIIRNHKNYGFESTANACCGLGKYNGWMMCMSPQMACRNASDHIWWDQFHPTDAVNAILADNVWSSRHTEMCYPMNLEKMVFSQSLNNLV; this is translated from the exons ATGTTAACTACTCATCTTCTTGCCATCTTTCTCATTTCCGCCATTGTTTCGCATTCCAAAGCTCTTCGATTCCCTCAAGAACTTTACAATCTTTCCTCAAATCAGATCTTCATTGTCGATAACCTTTCCAGGCCTCCTTCTTCTTCAGCTTCTCCCACGCCCTTGTTATCCCCAGCTGTTTCTTCCCCTCTGGTCCCTGCACTCTTCATTATCGGCGACTCCACTGTCGACTGTGGCAACAACAACTATCTTGGCACCTTTGCTCGCGCCGATCGTCCTCCTTATGGTCGAGATTTCGACACCCATCTCCCCACTGGACGCTTCTGCAATGGAAGAATCCCTGTTGATTATCTTG CATTGCATCTTGGACTTCCCTTTGTGCCGAGTTATCTTGGACAAACTGGAGAGCTGGAAGATATGCTTCATGGAGTCAACTATGCATCTGCCGCCGCTGGCATTATTTTCTCAAGTGGATCGGAGTTG GGTCAGCACATCTCACTCACCCACCAAATTCAGCAGTTCAGTGATACTTATCAGCAGTTCGTTTTAAGCCTCGGTGAGGATGTCGCCATTGATCTCATCTCCAGTTCAGTTCTTTACATTTCGATTGGGATAAATGACTACATACACTACTATTTGCGGAATGTATCAAATGTGCAAAATTTGTACTTACCTTGGGGCTTCAATCAGTTCTTAGCCTCCACAATGAGGCAGGAAATAAAG AATTTGTACAACACAAATGTTCGGAGATTCGTCGTGATGGGGCTACCACCAATCGGTTGTGCTCCGTACTACTTGCAGCGGTACAAGAGCAACAATGGGGAGTGTGTTGAAGAGATAAATGATATGATCATGGAGTTCAACTTTTTCACGAGATACATGACTGATGAGCTTCTCCATGAGCTTCCTGATGCTGGCATAATTTTCTGTGACGTGTTTCAAGGTTCCATGGATATAATTCGCAACCATAAGAATTACG GTTTCGAGTCCACTGCCAATGCTTGCTGTGGGTTAGGGAAATATAATGGATGGATGATGTGCATGTCACCGCAAATGGCGTGTCGCAACGCTTCAGATCACATCTGGTGGGATCAGTTTCATCCAACTGATGCAGTGAATGCGATACTTGCAGACAATGTGTGGAGCAGCCGTCACACCGAAATGTGCTATCCAATGAACTTGGAAAAAATGGTTTTTAGTCAAAGCCTGAACAACCTCGTATAA
- the LOC108457139 gene encoding dynamin-related protein 12A, with translation MENLISLVNKIQRACTALGDHGEASALPTLWDSLPAIAVVGGQSSGKSSVLESIVGKDFLPRGSGIVTRRPLVLQLHKTDEGSREYAEFLHLPRKRFTDFAAVRKEIQDETDRETGRTKQISSVPIHLSIYSPNVVNLTLIDLPGLTKVAVEGQPESIVQDIENMVRSYIEKPNCIILAISPANQDLATSDAIKISREVDPTGERTLGVLTKIDLMDKGTDAVDILEGKSYRLKFPWVGVVNRSQADINKNVDMIAARRREREYFSGTPEYRHLAHRMGSEHLAKMLSKHLETVIKSRIPGIQSLINKTIAELETELSRLGKPIAADAGGKLYTIMEICRLFDQNFREHLDGVRTGGDKVYNVFDNQLPAALKRLQFDRQLSMENIRKLITEADGYQPHLIAPEQGYRRLIESTLVTIRGPAEAAVDATHSILKDLVHKAMSETPELKQYPALRGEVGNAAIESLERMRDQSKKATLQLVDMECCYLTVEFFRKLPQDVDKGGSATQSIFDRYNDSYLRRIGSTVLSYVNMVCATLRHSIPKSIVYCQVREAKRSLLDFFYTELGKLEQKRLSALLNEDPAIMERRSALAKRLELYRSAQAEIDTVAWSK, from the exons ATGGAGAATTTAATTTCTCTTGTGAACAAGATTCAAAGAGCTTGCACCGCTCTTGGTGACCATGGAGAAGCAAGTGCATTGCCGACTCTTTGGGACTCATTACCTGCGATTGCCGTCGTCGGCGGTCAG AGTTCAGGGAAATCTTCGGTGCTCGAAAGCATTGTCGGCAAAGATTTTTTACCCCGTGGATCAG GAATTGTTACCCGGAGACCTCTGGTGTTGCAGCTTCATAAGACTGATGAAGGAAGCAGAGAATACGCTGAATTTCTTCACCTTCCAAGAAAAAGATTCACCGATTTCG CTGCCGTTAGGAAGGAGATTCAAGATGAGACGGATAGAGAAACTGGCCGAACCAAGCAAATCTCCAGTGTTCCAATTCATCTTAGCATATATTCTCCCAATG ttgTCAATTTGACTCTGATTGACCTTCCTGGTCTTACGAAGGTAGCAGTTG AGGGTCAGCCCGAGAGCATTGTGCAAGATATTGAGAACATGGTTCGCTCTTACATTGAGAAG CCCAACTGTATTATCTTGGCAATTTCACCTGCTAATCAAGATCTTGCTACATCGGACGCAATTAAAATCTCAAGAGAGGTGGACCCTACAG GGGAGAGGACTCTTGGTGTCTTGACAAAGATTGATCTGATGGATAAGGGCACTGATGCAGTTGAT ATATTGGAAGGCAAATCTTACCGGCTGAAATTCCCTTGGGTTGGTGTCGTGAATCGCTCACAAGCAGATATTAACAAGAATGTGGATATGATTGCTGCTCGACGTAGAGAGCGTGAGTATTTTTCTGGTACTCCTGAGTATAGGCATCTTGCTCATAGAATGGGTTCTGAGCATCTTGCTAAGATGCTTTCAAAG CATTTGGAAACTGTTATCAAGTCTAGAATCCCTGGCATTCAGTCCCTTATTAATAAAACAATTGCTGAACTTGAAACCGAATTGAGTCGCCTTGGAAAGCCTATTGCAGCTGATGCGGGT GGGAAGTTGTACACAATTATGGAGATTTGCCGTCTTTTTGATCAAAATTTCAGAGAACATTTAGATGGGGT GCGTACTGGTGGTGATAAGGTTTACAATGTTTTCGACAACCAACTTCCTGCTGCTTTGAAAAGGTTGCAATTTGACAGGCAACTATCAATGGAGAATATTAGGAAGCTTATTACTGAAGCTGATGGCTATCAACCACATTTAATAGCTCCTGAACAAGGATATCGTCGTTTGATTGAATCTACTTTAGTTACTATCAGAGGTCCAGCTGAGGCTGCTGTTGATGCG ACTCATTCCATTCTGAAGGATCTGGTTCACAAGGCTATGAGTGAAACTCCA GAGTTGAAGCAATATCCTGCACTCAGAGGAGAGGTGGGAAATGCTGCGATTGAGTCTCTTGAAAGAATGAGGGATCAGAGCAAAAAAGCAACACTTCAACTGGTTGATATGGAATGTTGTTACCTTACAGTTGAGTTCTTCCGAAAGCTTCCTCAAGACGTGGATAAGGGTGGCAGTGCTACGCAATCAATATTTGACCGATACAATGACTCCTACCTGAGGAGAATTG GAAGTACAGTTTTGTCTTACGTAAATATGGTCTGCGCTACTTTGCGCCACTCGATTCCAAAGTCCATTGTTTATTGTCAAGTCCGTGAAGCTAAAAGAAGCCTGCTTGACTTTTTCTACACGGAATTGGGTAAACTGGAG CAAAAACGATTATCAGCATTACTGAATGAGGATCCAGCAATCATGGAACGCCGATCCGCTCTTGCGAAGAGACTGGAATTATATAGGAGTGCACAAGCTGAAATCGATACGGTCGCTTGGTCCAAGTAA